Proteins encoded by one window of Musa acuminata AAA Group cultivar baxijiao chromosome BXJ2-9, Cavendish_Baxijiao_AAA, whole genome shotgun sequence:
- the LOC135623852 gene encoding uncharacterized protein LOC135623852, with protein MVCDKCEKKLAKVIVPDKWKEGASNTTESGGRKINENKLLSKKNRWTPYGNTKCMICKQQVHQDAKYCHTCAYSKGVCAMCGKQVLDTKLYKQSNV; from the exons ATGGTGTGCGACAAGT GCGAGAAGAAGCTGGCGAAGGTAATCGTGCCGGACAAGTGGAAGGAGGGCGCCAGCAACACCACCGAGAGCGGCGGCCGAAAGATCAATGAGAACAAGCTCCTCTCCAAGAAGAACAG ATGGACACCTTATGGAAATACCAAGTGCATGATTTGCAAACAACAAGTACACCAAGATGCAAAATATTGTCATACTTGTGCATACTCTAAAG GGGTGTGTGCCATGTGCGGGAAGCAAGTGCTGGACACAAAGTTATACAAGCAAAGTAACGTATGA
- the LOC103999531 gene encoding protein transport protein SEC23 E, whose amino-acid sequence MAVDLAFSGGGASSTDPDGPDGVRMTWNSWPRSKVEASKCVVPVAASVTPIRASPSLVVLPYAPLRCKPPCAAVLNPFARVDFAAKIWICPLCFSRNHFPPHYAGISETNVPGELYPECTTVEYAPPPLDAAAPPPLPVFLFVLDTCLIEEELGYVQSAMRRAIDLLPDHALVGLITFGTQVHLHELGFADMSKIYVFRGTKEISREQILEQLGLSVAGVRHGAVAGAPGYLKGPQGNGLHPSTSVNRFLLPASDCEYTLNSLLDELQRNQWPVEPGNRDLRCTGVALSVAAGLLGACTGGTGARIIALVGGPCTVGPGLIVSNDQSEPVRSHKDLDKDAAPYFHKAVKFYDNLAKQLVSQGHVLDLFASALDQVGVAEMKVAVERTGGLVVLAESFGHPVFKDSFKRIFEDGEQPLGLSFNGTLEINCSKDIKIQGIIGPCTSMEKKGALCADTIVGEGNTTSWKMCGLDRSTCLTVFFDISPSERSSQPGIPNPQLYIQFLTNYQNPEGQMRLRVTTITRAWVDGSNTEELVGGFDQETTAVVLARYISLKMEMEEAFDASRWLDRSLIRLCSQFGNYRKDDPASFTLHPNFSILPQFMFNLRRSQFVQVSNNSPDETAYFRMLLNRESITNSVVMIQPSLLSYSFNSPPAPALLDVTSISADRILLLDAYFSVVIFHGMTIAQWRNMGYHNQPEHQAFAQLLQAPHDDAQLIITDRFPVPRLVICDQHGSQARFLLAKLNPSATYNSASHEVVPGSDVILTDDVSLQVFCEHLQRLAVQS is encoded by the exons ATGGCGGTCGACCTCGCCTTCAGCGGCGGCGGCGCCTCCTCCACCGACCCCGATGGACCCGACGGCGTCCGGATGACTTGGAATTCGTGGCCTCGATCCAAGGTGGAGGCGAGCAAGTGCGTCGTTCCCGTCGCCGCCTCAGTGACTCCGATCCGCGCCTCTCCTTCCCTCGTCGTTCTCCCCTACGCCCCGCTTCGCTGCAAGCCGCCCTGCGCCGCCGTGCTAAACCCCTTCGCCCGCGTCGACTTTGCTGCCAAGATCTGGATCTGCCCTCTCTGCTTCTCCCGCAACCACTTCCCCCCTCACTACGCTGGCATCAGCGAGACCAACGTCCCCGGTGAGCTGTACCCCGAGTGCACCACCGTGGAGTACGCGCCCCCGCCTCTCGATGCCGCCGCGCCTCCGCCGCTTCCCGTCTTTCTCTTCGTCCTTGATACCTGCCTCATCGAGGAGGAGCTCGGCTACGTCCAGTCCGCCATGCGCCGTGCCATCGATCTCCTACCGGACCATGCCCTCGTTGGGCTTATTACTTTCGGCACCCAGGTCCACCTCCACGAGCTGGGCTTCGCGGATATGTCGAAGATCTACGTGTTTAGGGGAACCAAGGAGATCTCAAGAGAGCAGATCTTGGAACAGTTGGGACTTTCGGTAGCTGGTGTTCGCCATGGTGCCGTTGCTGGAGCGCCAGGGTATCTCAAGGGACCTCAGGGAAATGGGTTGCATCCTTCGACGTCCGTCAATAGATTCCTACTTCCCGCGTCCGACTGTGAATATACCCTCAATTCT TTGCTAGATGAGTTGCAGAGGAATCAGTGGCCAGTGGAACCGGGGAATCGTGATTTGCGGTGCACGGGGGTTGCCCTCAGTGTCGCAGCTGGCTTACTAGGAGCATGTACTGGTGGTACCGGAGCCCGAATCATAGCTTTGGTTGGTGGACCATGTACCGTTGGCCCTGGACTG ATTGTGTCAAACGATCAATCAGAGCCAGTTCGTTCACATAAAGATCTTGATAAAGATGCTGCTCCATATTTCCACAAAGCtgttaaattttatgataatcttGCCAAGCAGCTGGTTAGCCAGGGCCATGTTTTGGACCTTTTTGCTTCAGCACTTGATCAG GTTGGGGTTGCGGAGATGAAAGTAGCAGTTGAAAGAACTGGTGGACTAGTTGTGCTCGCTGAAAGTTTTGGACATCCGGTTTTCAAAGATTCTTTTAAGCGAATTTTTGAGGATGGAGAGCAGCCTCTAGGCCTTTCTTTTAA TGGCACTCTTGAGATTAATTGCTCAAAGGACATCAAAATTCAGGGAATTATTGGACCATGTACATCTATGGAGAAG AAGGGGGCTCTTTGTGCTGACACCATTGTAGGAGAAGGAAATACAACTTCATGGAAGATGTGTGGTCTTGATAGAAGTACTTGTTTGACTGTGTTCTTTGATATTTCACCTAGTGAACGGTCAAGCCAACCTGGAATACCAAATCCACAGCTGTATATACAATTCTTAACAAA TTATCAAAATCCTGAAGGTCAGATGAGGCTACGGGTTACAACAATTACTAGGGCATGGGTGGATGGTTCTAACACAGAG GAATTAGTTGGAGGATTTGACCAGGAAACTACAGCTGTTGTATTAGCAAGATATATCTCTTTGAAAATGGAGATGGAG GAAGCGTTTGATGCATCACGATGGTTGGACAGATCTCTCATCCGTCTTTGCTCACAGTTTGGTAATTACCGAAAAGATGACCCTGCTTCATTTACGCTGCATCCAAATTTTTCAATATTACCACAGTTTATGTTTAACTTACGGCGCTCGCAATTCGTTCAG GTTTCTAACAATAGTCCTGATGAGACTGCTTACTTCCGAATGTTGTTAAATCGGGAGAGTATCACCAATTCTGTTGTTATGATCCAGCCTTCACTTCTTTCTTATTCATTTAATTCACCTCCTGCACCTGCATTGTTGGATGTGACATCTATATCCGCAGATAGGATACTTTTGCTTGATGCTTATTTCAGTGTTGTTATTTTTCATGGTATGACCATTGCTCAATGGCGCAATATGGGCTACCATAATCAACCAGAGCATCAG GCTTTTGCTCAGCTATTACAAGCACCTCACGATGATGCTCAATTGATCATCACAGACCGGTTCCCTGTTCCCAGATTAGTGATTTGTGATCAGCATGGCTCCCAG GCAAGATTTTTGTTGGCGAAGTTGAACCCATCAGCCACATATAACTCCGCCTCCCATGAGGTAGTTCCTGGCAGTGATGTCATCTTGACGGATGATGTCAGCCTTCAAGTTTTCTGTGAGCATCTTCAGAGGTTGGCTGTTCAGTCATGA
- the LOC135623853 gene encoding putative aconitate hydratase, cytoplasmic produces MYKVASLGRLRTHYPSPASSAFRSLSSSSSYSSPSLFRPIASRSHLRSSPVHSRSVGFSRSCSSYIPGSRVGLSTSWRSPIGPRARIRSSAAVIERFDRKMATVAAENVFKDVLTSLPKTGGGEYGKYYSLPALNDPRIDRLPYSIRILLESAIRNCDNFQVTKNDVEKIIDWENTSPKLVEIPFKPARVLLQDFTGVPAVVDLACMRDAMNKLGSDSNKINPLVPVDLVIDHSVQVDVARSENAVQANMEFEFQRNKERFGFLKWGSTAFRNMLVVPPGSGIVHQVNLEYLGRVVFNTDGLLYPDSVVGTDSHTTMIDGLGVAGWGVGGIEAEATMLGQPMSMVLPGVVGFKLTGKLRNGVTATDLVLTVTQMLRKHGVVGKFVEFYGEGMGELSLADRATIANMSPEYGATMGFFPVDHVTLQYLKLTGRSDETVSMIEAYLRANKMFVDYTEPQKERVYSSYLELDLADVEPCISGPKRPHDRVPLKEMKVDWHSCLDSKVGFKGFAVPKESQEKIVKFDFHGQPAELKHGSLVIAAITSCTNTSNPNVMLGAGLVAKKACELGLQVKPWIKTSLAPGSGVVTKYLLKSGLQEYLNQQGFNIVGYGCTTCIGNSGDLDESVAAAISDNDIVAAAVLSGNRNFEGRVHPLTRANYLASPPLVVAYALAGTVDIDFEKEPIGTGKDGKSIYFKDIWPSTEEIAQVVQSSVLPEMFKSTYEAITKGNPMWNQLTVPATTLYSWDPNSTYIHEPPYFKDMTMAPPGPHGVKNAYCLLNFGDSITTDHISPAGSIHKDSPAAKYLIDRGVDRRDFNSYGSRRGNDEIMARGTFANIRLVNKLLKGEVGPKTVHIPTGDKLYVFEVATRYKADGHDTIVLAGAEYGSGSSRDWAAKGPMLLGVKAVIAKSFERIHRSNLVGMGIIPLCFKPGEDAETLGLTGHERYTIDLPSSITDIRPGQDITVVVDNGKSFTCTLRFDTEVELAYFNHGGILPFVIRNLINSQH; encoded by the exons ATGTATAAAGTTGCCTCTCTTGGACGACTCCGCACCCACTACCCTTCTCCTGCGTCTTCAGCCTTTcgatctctctcctcctcctcctcttactcATCCCCTTCTCTGTTTAGGCCTATCGCTTCTCGTTCGCACCTTCGATCCTCGCCCGTACACTCTAGATCCGTCGGCTTTTCGAGATCCTGCAGCTCGTACATCCCCGGATCGCGGGTCGGGTTGTCGACGAGTTGGAGGTCCCCGATCGGTCCCAGGGCGCGAATCAGGAGCTCGGCTGCAGTGATCGAACGGTTCGACAGGAAGATGGCCACCGTCG CTGCTGAGAATGTCTTCAAGGATGTCCTAACGAGCCTTCCAAAGACTGGGGGTGGTGAATATGGCAAATATTACAGTTTACCTGCCCTTAATGATCCAAGAATAG ATAGATTGCCATATTCTATCAGAATCCTTTTGGAATCAGCAATCCGGAACTGTGATAACTTCCAGGTCACCAAAAATGATGTGGAAAAGATTATTGATTGGGAGAACACTTCCCCAAAACTAGTAGAAATTCCTTTTAAGCCTGCCCGTGTACTCCTCCAG GATTTTACCGGTGTGCCTGCTGTTGTTGACCTTGCTTGTATGCGTGATGCCATGAACAAGCTGGGTAGTGATTCCAATAAAATCAATCCCTTG GTTCCAGTAGATCTTGTCATTGACCACTCAGTTCAGGTAGATGTAGCTAGATCAGAGAATGCAGTTCAAGCAAACATGGAATTTGAGTTTCAGAGGAACAAGGAAAGATTTGGTTTCTTAAAGTGGGGATCTACTGCTTTCCGTAATATGCTTGTTGTTCCTCCAGGTTCTGGCATCGTTCACCAG GTTAATCTAGAGTATCTTGGTCGTGTTGTTTTCAACACAGACGGTCTTCTCTACCCAGATAGtgtggtaggaaccgattcccataCGACTATGATTGATGGATTAGGAGTTGCTGGTTGGGGAGTTGGAGGAATTGAAGCAGAGGCAACAATGCTTGGTCAG CCAATGAGCATGGTGCTGCCAGGCGTTGTTGGATTTAAGTTGACAGGGAAACTACGAAATGGTGTCACAGCAACTGACCTAGTTTTAACTGTTACACAAATGTTGAGGAAGCATGGAGTTGTTGGCAAATTTGTGGAGTTCTATG GTGAGGGCATGGGTGAGTTGTCGTTGGCTGATAGAGCAACAATTGCCAATATGTCACCTGAGTATGGAGCAACCATGGGCTTCTTCCCTGTGGATCATGTAACTCTGCAGTATCTTAAATTGACAGGAAGAAGTGATGAAACT GTTTCTATGATTGAGGCCTATCTGCGTGCAAACAAGATGTTTGTTGACTACACTGAG CCTCAGAAAGAAAGAGTATATTCATCTTATCTAGAGTTAGACCTTGCAGATGTCGAACCTTGCATTTCAGGTCCAAAAAG GCCTCATGATCGTGTACCCTTGAAAGAAATGAAAGTTGACTGGCATTCTTGTCTTGACAGCAAAGTTGGATTCAAG GGCTTTGCAGTGCCGAAGGAATCACAAGAAAAAATTGTAAAGTTTGACTTTCATGGACAGCCTGCGGAGCTCAAGCATGGTAGCCTTGTCATAGCAGCAATTACAAGCTGCACAAACACATCAAATCCCAATGTTATGCTTGGTGCTGGTCTTGTTGCAAAGAAGGCCTGTGAATTAGGTCTACAG GTTAAGCCTTGGATCAAAACCAGCCTTGCTCCAGGTTCTGGAGTTGTTACCAAGTATTTGCTTAAGAG TGGCCTACAAGAATATTTGAATCAGCAAGGATTTAATATTGTTGGGTATGGCTGCACAACATGTATCGGAAACTCTGGGGATCTTGATGAGTCTGTGGCTGCTGCAATTTCCGATAATG ATATAGTTGCTGCTGCTGTTCTATCTGGAAATAGGAATTTTGAGGGACGTGTGCATCCATTGACACGAGCTAACTATCTTGCTTCACCTCCGCTTGTTGTAGCTTATGCGCTTGCTGGAACA GTTGACATTGATTTTGAGAAGGAGCCAATTGGAACAGGGAAGGATGGGAAGAGCATATACTTCAAGGATATATGGCCGTCCACTGAAGAGATTGCACAG GTTGTGCAATCCAGTGTTTTGCCTGAAATGTTCAAGAGTACATATGAGGCAATCACAAAAGGCAACCCTATGTGGAACCAGCTGACTGTTCCTGCAACAACTCTTTATTCATGGGACCCAAATTCCACCTACATTCATGAACCACCATATTTTAAGGACATGACCATGGCTCCACCTGGTCCACATGGGGTGAAGAATGCTTATTGTTTATTAAATTTTGGCGACAGTATTACGACAGATCACATTTCACCAGCAGGTAGCATTCACAAGGACAGTCCTGCTGCAAAGTACCTAATTGACCGTGGTGTAGATCGCAGAGATTTCAATTCATATGGCAGCCGGCGGGGCAATGATGAAATCATGGCAAGGGGAACATTTGCAAATATTCGTCTTGTTAATAAACTCCTCAAGGGAGAAGTGGGACCAAAGACTGTTCATATCCCAACAGGGGACAAACTCTATGTCTTTGAAGTAGCAACG AGGTACAAGGCTGATGGGCATGATACCATAGTTTTGGCAGGAGCAGAGTACGGAAGTGGTAGCTCTCGAGACTGGGCTGCTAAGGGTCCAATGTTGTTG GGAGTCAAAGCAGTTATTGCTAAAAGTTTTGAGAGGATCCATCGCAGCAATTTAGTTGGAATGGGTATAATTCCACTGTGTTTCAAGCCTGGTGAGGATGCTGAGACACTGGGTTTGACAGGGCATGAGCGCTACACAATAGATCTTCCAAGTAGCATCACTGACATAAGACCTGGGCAAGATATTACTGTAGTTGTGGACAATGGGAAATCTTTCACATGCACTCTTCGGTTTGATACAGAG GTAGAACTGGCCTACTTCAATCATGGAGGAATTCTTCCATTTGTCATCAGAAATCTGATAAATTCCCAGCACTGA